DNA sequence from the Streptomyces sp. NBC_01497 genome:
CGCACCCCACGGAGGAGCACCCACATGGCCATCACCAGCAACGCCAGGACCAAGGCCAACGCCGCCGGCAGCGACACCGGCGCCCGTACCCCCGAGGCCACCACGGCCATCGAGGGGGCACGTGAGCGCATCGACGCACTGGACGACCGCATCATCGGGCTCATCCAGGAACGCATGGCAGTCTCCTCGGTCATCCAGAAGGCACGCATCGAGTCCGGCGGCCGGCGCGTGAACATCGGCCGCGAGAACGAGATCCTGGCCAACTACAGCAGGGCCCTGGGCAAGCCGGGCGCCGCCCTCGCACTGACCCTGCTGGAGCTGTCGCGCGGGCGGGTCTGACCGTGGCGACCGCCCCCGGAGCCCGCTCGTATCCCCGTTCGGGCACCTCGCGTGCGCGGCTCCCACCCGTACGGCGCGTGACCGGGGCCGCCCGGACGTCGTTGGACCGTGCGTCCGTGCCCGCCAGGTGCGGGCGTCAGCAGTACGAGCAGTAACCAGCATCACCACGCGTGGCTCTGCCGGGGTGTGTGGCGTACCGCAGGTGCGCCGTGGGACCTCGCCCCGGCATCGGTGACCGGACGGCAGGGGACAGCGGCCCGGTCAGCCGGTCCGGCCGGTTCCGGGGACGCCCGGGACCGGCCGGTTTCTGTCCGGTCAGGACCTGCGCTTCTCCAGTGCTCTCAGGGTTGCCCAAGGACGCGCCGTGCGGTCCGAGGACGCGCGGTCCCGGCGCGGCGTCCCGTCCCTCTCGTCCGCCCCTTGCACCCCATGCGTCACCGCGTCCCGTACGTGAGGCCGTTCGCGGCCACGGCGCACCCGGTCGCCGCCGCCTCGCGCGCGGCGGGCCCGGCCGGAGCGGACCGCCCCGGGTTCCCCTCCGTCCCGCACGCCCCGGGAGTGTGACGGTCATAGTGACGCAGCTCACATCAACTTCCTGGGATCCACGTGACAACCATCTACGCGGGTCACAGGTCTCTTATGCGTTGACCCGATGAAGGGGACGCTGCTCTCGGAGGGGGGTGCAGCGTCCCCGTCGGTGTCGTGCGGGGCGCCGCCGGATCAGCCGTCGCCGGCCCCGGCCCCCGGCCCGGTCGTGCGGGTCGCGTCTTCGGCCCCGGCCTCCTTCGTCCCGTTCCCACGCGTCGCCTTCG
Encoded proteins:
- a CDS encoding chorismate mutase yields the protein MAITSNARTKANAAGSDTGARTPEATTAIEGARERIDALDDRIIGLIQERMAVSSVIQKARIESGGRRVNIGRENEILANYSRALGKPGAALALTLLELSRGRV